Proteins co-encoded in one Bradyrhizobium sp. 170 genomic window:
- a CDS encoding TetR/AcrR family transcriptional regulator — translation MVYRRTHQVVKRLAARRSAILAAARDAAAEGGMAAVQIAPVAVRANVAAGTVYRYFPSKAELISELIAEVSRDELAAIRRAADAAPGPSSALAGAVTTVAVHVLSQRKLAWGILAEPVDVDVSVSRLASRREISGEIAARIDAAVRAGHLPAQDTALAATALLGALHESLVGPLAPENLDDPAKLRDAVQTVTLLALRAVGVMDARARGLVVQAVLPAKALVGA, via the coding sequence ATGGTCTATCGGCGAACCCATCAGGTCGTAAAGCGGCTGGCGGCGCGGCGTAGCGCCATCCTGGCGGCGGCGCGGGACGCTGCGGCCGAGGGCGGCATGGCGGCGGTCCAGATCGCGCCCGTCGCAGTCCGCGCCAATGTCGCGGCCGGCACCGTCTACCGCTACTTCCCCTCCAAGGCCGAGCTGATTTCCGAACTGATCGCCGAGGTCTCGCGCGACGAACTGGCCGCGATCCGCCGCGCGGCGGATGCCGCGCCGGGGCCGTCCTCGGCGCTGGCCGGCGCCGTCACCACCGTTGCCGTGCATGTGCTGTCGCAGCGCAAGCTCGCCTGGGGCATTCTTGCCGAACCTGTCGATGTTGACGTCTCGGTGTCGCGGCTCGCCAGCCGCCGCGAAATCTCCGGCGAGATTGCCGCCAGGATCGACGCCGCGGTGCGCGCCGGACATCTCCCCGCACAGGACACGGCGCTCGCTGCCACCGCGCTGCTCGGCGCGCTGCATGAATCCCTGGTCGGCCCGCTGGCGCCCGAGAATCTGGATGATCCCGCGAAGCTGCGCGACGCCGTGCAAACCGTCACATTGTTGGCGCTGCGCGCCGTCGGCGTGATGGATGCCCGCGCTCGCGGCCTCGTCGTGCAGGCGGTGCTGCCGGCGAAAGCGCTGGTCGGGGCGTAG
- a CDS encoding OsmC family protein, protein MTTTSGSAKWQGGIKDGRGAISTRSGALSDYPYGFASRFEGKPGSNPEELIGAAHAACFTMALSLILGEAKLTAEHMETRADVTLEKQGDGFAITSVHLTLNAKIPGADNAKFQELAGKAKAGCPVSKLLNTEIKLDATLQ, encoded by the coding sequence ATGACGACGACATCAGGATCCGCCAAGTGGCAGGGCGGCATCAAGGACGGCAGGGGCGCGATCTCGACCAGGAGCGGCGCGCTCAGCGATTACCCCTACGGCTTCGCCAGCCGCTTCGAGGGCAAGCCCGGCTCCAATCCGGAAGAGTTGATCGGCGCCGCGCATGCCGCCTGCTTCACCATGGCGCTGTCCCTGATTTTGGGAGAAGCCAAGCTCACCGCCGAACACATGGAAACCAGGGCCGACGTCACGCTGGAAAAGCAGGGCGATGGTTTTGCGATCACCTCGGTTCATCTGACGCTGAATGCGAAGATCCCGGGCGCGGACAATGCAAAATTTCAGGAACTCGCGGGCAAGGCCAAGGCCGGCTGCCCGGTGTCGAAACTTCTGAACACCGAGATCAAGCTGGACGCGACGCTGCAGTAA
- the pyk gene encoding pyruvate kinase, translating into MRRLRRIKILATLGPASSDSAMIRKLFEAGADVFRINMSHTPHDKMRELVSTIRNVESSYGRPIGILVDLQGPKLRLGAFAEGSTQLKNGQSFVLDSDKTPGDNSRVQLPHPEILAALRPGHALLLDDGKVRLIAEETSPERAVTRVVIGGKMSDRKGVSLPDTDLPVSAMTPKDRADLEAALVTGVDWIALSFVQRAEDVHEAKRIIRGRAAVMAKIEKPQAIDRLGEIIDASDALMVARGDLGVELPLERVPSLQKQMTRMARRAGKPVVIATQMLESMIQAPVPTRAEVSDVATAVYEGADAIMLSAESAAGKFPVEAVSTMNRIGEEVERDPTYRSVLTAQRSNPENTVGDAIADAARQIAETLDLSAIICWTSSGSTAIRVARERPKLPVVAITPNIATGRKLSVVWGVHCVVAEDAHDQDDMVDRAGSIAFRDGFAKAGQRVIIVAGVPLGIPGTTNMVRIANVEPEGEAKK; encoded by the coding sequence ATGAGACGGCTCCGTCGCATCAAGATCCTCGCAACCCTCGGCCCGGCATCATCAGACAGCGCGATGATCCGAAAACTGTTCGAGGCCGGCGCGGATGTGTTCCGCATCAACATGAGCCACACGCCGCACGACAAGATGCGCGAGCTGGTCTCGACCATCCGCAATGTTGAGAGCAGCTATGGCCGCCCGATCGGCATCCTGGTCGACCTGCAGGGACCGAAGCTGCGGCTCGGTGCCTTTGCCGAAGGCTCCACCCAGCTCAAGAACGGCCAGAGTTTTGTGCTCGATTCCGACAAAACGCCGGGCGACAACAGCCGCGTGCAGCTTCCACATCCGGAAATCCTCGCAGCCCTTCGACCGGGCCATGCGCTGCTGCTCGACGACGGCAAGGTGCGGCTGATCGCCGAAGAAACCTCGCCCGAACGCGCGGTGACGCGGGTGGTGATCGGCGGCAAGATGTCTGATCGCAAAGGTGTGAGCCTGCCCGATACCGACCTGCCGGTGTCGGCGATGACGCCGAAGGACCGCGCCGATCTGGAAGCGGCGCTGGTGACCGGGGTCGACTGGATCGCGCTCTCCTTCGTGCAGCGCGCCGAGGACGTTCACGAAGCCAAGCGGATTATCCGCGGCCGCGCCGCCGTGATGGCCAAGATCGAGAAGCCGCAGGCGATCGACCGGCTCGGCGAAATTATCGACGCTTCCGACGCGCTGATGGTGGCGCGCGGCGATCTCGGGGTCGAACTGCCGCTGGAGCGGGTGCCGAGCCTGCAGAAGCAAATGACGCGGATGGCGCGCCGCGCCGGCAAGCCGGTGGTGATCGCGACGCAAATGCTTGAGTCGATGATCCAGGCGCCGGTGCCGACGCGCGCGGAAGTCTCCGATGTCGCGACCGCCGTCTATGAAGGCGCCGACGCCATCATGCTGTCGGCTGAATCGGCCGCCGGCAAATTCCCGGTCGAGGCGGTCTCGACCATGAACCGCATCGGCGAGGAAGTGGAGCGCGATCCGACCTATCGCTCCGTGCTGACGGCGCAGCGGTCCAACCCGGAGAATACGGTTGGAGATGCCATCGCGGACGCCGCGCGGCAGATCGCCGAGACGCTGGATTTGTCGGCGATCATCTGCTGGACCTCCTCGGGCTCGACCGCGATCCGCGTGGCGCGCGAGCGGCCGAAGCTGCCGGTGGTGGCGATCACGCCGAATATCGCCACGGGGCGCAAATTGTCCGTCGTGTGGGGCGTGCATTGCGTGGTGGCCGAAGACGCCCACGACCAGGACGACATGGTCGATCGCGCCGGCTCCATTGCTTTTCGTGACGGCTTCGCCAAGGCCGGCCAGCGCGTGATCATCGTCGCCGGCGTGCCGCTCGGCATCCCCGGCACCACCAACATGGTGCGCATCGCCAATGTCGAGCCGGAGGGCGAGGCGAAGAAGTGA
- a CDS encoding DUF1036 domain-containing protein, which yields MTAKDSRRSSPLSARMTAGLTPMLALAAACLWSSPAAADFRLCNNTSSRVGIALGYKDAEGWTTEGWWNVSSRSCETLLRGTLVARYYYIYALDYDRGGEWSGQAFMCSRDKEFTIKGTENCLARGYDRTGFFEVDTGEQRAWTVQLTEANEQPAQRVPGIPGTMGPGGPGGVPGLSNQPSGPGLPPAPAPKQ from the coding sequence ATGACCGCAAAAGATTCTCGCCGTTCGTCCCCCCTCTCCGCACGCATGACCGCCGGCCTGACGCCGATGCTCGCGCTGGCGGCGGCGTGCCTGTGGAGCAGTCCGGCGGCGGCCGATTTCCGGCTCTGCAACAACACTTCCAGCCGGGTCGGCATTGCGCTGGGCTACAAGGACGCCGAGGGCTGGACCACCGAAGGCTGGTGGAACGTGTCCTCGCGAAGCTGCGAGACGCTGCTACGCGGAACTCTTGTCGCCCGTTACTATTACATCTACGCGCTCGACTATGACCGCGGCGGCGAATGGTCGGGACAGGCCTTCATGTGTTCGCGTGACAAGGAATTCACCATCAAGGGTACCGAGAACTGCCTGGCGCGCGGCTACGACCGCACCGGGTTCTTCGAGGTCGACACAGGCGAACAGCGAGCGTGGACCGTGCAACTGACAGAAGCCAACGAGCAACCCGCGCAGCGCGTGCCGGGAATTCCGGGAACGATGGGACCGGGCGGCCCCGGCGGGGTTCCCGGCCTGTCCAATCAGCCGAGCGGACCGGGTCTGCCGCCAGCCCCGGCGCCCAAGCAATGA
- a CDS encoding DUF1244 domain-containing protein — MTIDDKTRTELEAAVFRRLVSHLRARTDVQNIDLMNLAGFCRNCLSNWMKEEADARGVAVSKDESREAVYGMPYENWKAKHQGTATPEQLAAMKKVHPGH, encoded by the coding sequence ATGACGATCGACGACAAAACCAGAACAGAACTGGAAGCCGCCGTTTTTCGGCGCCTTGTCAGCCATCTGCGCGCCCGGACCGACGTCCAGAACATCGATTTGATGAATCTGGCCGGCTTCTGCCGCAACTGCCTCTCCAACTGGATGAAGGAAGAGGCCGACGCCAGGGGTGTCGCCGTCAGCAAGGATGAGAGCCGCGAGGCGGTCTACGGCATGCCCTATGAGAATTGGAAGGCGAAGCATCAGGGCACGGCCACCCCGGAGCAGTTGGCCGCGATGAAGAAAGTTCACCCCGGGCATTGA
- a CDS encoding DUF2312 domain-containing protein, whose amino-acid sequence MATSAAAAVQDEPATKFAKDQLKAIIERIERLEEEKKTISDDIRDVYAEAKGNGFDVKVLRTIVRMRKQDANERAEQETILETYMQALGML is encoded by the coding sequence ATGGCCACCTCCGCCGCCGCCGCCGTCCAGGACGAGCCCGCGACAAAATTCGCCAAAGACCAGCTCAAGGCCATCATCGAGCGCATCGAGCGTCTGGAAGAAGAAAAGAAGACGATCTCCGACGACATCCGTGACGTCTATGCCGAAGCCAAGGGCAACGGTTTCGACGTCAAGGTGCTGCGCACCATCGTGCGAATGCGCAAGCAGGACGCCAATGAGCGCGCCGAGCAGGAAACCATTTTGGAGACCTACATGCAGGCGCTGGGTATGCTGTGA
- a CDS encoding DUF882 domain-containing protein yields the protein MLAGFARQFNSLALPKAGYRIGLTSLLLLAGAGSVHDATALNETRTLSFHHTHSDENLTVTFKRDGRYDEEGLKKLNHFLRDWRSQDQTTMDRHLFDILWEVYRDVDGKKPIQIISAYRSPATNSMLRRRSSGVARFSQHTLGHAMDFYIPDVPLEQIRAAGLRLQRGGVGFYPTSGSPFVHLDTGSVRHWPRMTHDQLARVFPDGRTVHLPSNGGPLKGYELARADIDRRGNGDDATTVGKMPNLFAALFKGGKSTEEDDEGASVSVKNEKPAPASVTAAKSADPVPTPRAKPVGATIQLASADAQIVSAPKAKQESKPEAKQASADNAEPKPQTPTDIINSRGFWDDVPKAANQATPAQVAALRARQALAAATDPQPTASVTESFNRAMAYAPAASSPVDRANVVAASAPVPARPARPARNAGAATEINTVVAKGAQGQDAVVATSARLAAAQGNNIWMRVVMLAPSASSAMSTTVLGDTEMTQMRSHFVKPPAAIAMTFSEDPMMGMTCDRFTGSATVQLPTQSFVLRTAALR from the coding sequence GTGCTGGCTGGTTTCGCGCGCCAATTCAATTCGCTTGCTCTGCCAAAGGCCGGATATCGGATCGGCCTGACTTCGCTATTGCTGCTGGCTGGCGCAGGCTCGGTGCATGACGCGACCGCGCTGAACGAAACCCGCACCCTCTCCTTCCACCACACCCATTCCGACGAGAACCTCACCGTCACCTTCAAGCGCGACGGTCGCTATGACGAAGAGGGTCTCAAGAAGCTCAATCACTTCCTCCGCGACTGGCGCAGCCAGGACCAGACCACGATGGATCGGCACCTGTTCGACATCCTCTGGGAAGTCTACCGCGACGTCGACGGCAAGAAGCCGATCCAGATCATCTCCGCCTACCGCTCCCCCGCTACCAACTCCATGCTCCGCCGCCGCTCCTCGGGCGTAGCGCGCTTCAGCCAGCACACGCTCGGCCATGCGATGGACTTCTACATTCCGGACGTGCCGCTCGAGCAGATCCGTGCCGCCGGGCTCCGGTTGCAGCGTGGCGGCGTCGGCTTCTATCCGACCTCGGGATCGCCGTTCGTCCATCTCGATACCGGCAGCGTTCGTCACTGGCCGCGCATGACCCACGATCAGCTCGCCAGGGTGTTCCCGGATGGACGCACCGTCCACCTGCCCTCCAATGGCGGTCCGCTGAAGGGCTATGAGCTTGCCCGCGCCGACATCGACCGCCGCGGCAATGGCGACGACGCCACCACCGTCGGCAAGATGCCGAACCTGTTCGCGGCCCTGTTCAAGGGCGGCAAGTCGACTGAAGAGGATGACGAGGGCGCCAGCGTTTCCGTCAAGAACGAGAAGCCTGCACCGGCCAGCGTGACCGCCGCGAAATCCGCCGATCCGGTCCCGACCCCGCGCGCAAAGCCGGTCGGCGCGACCATTCAGCTAGCCTCGGCCGACGCACAGATCGTGTCGGCGCCGAAAGCCAAGCAAGAGTCCAAGCCTGAGGCGAAACAGGCTTCCGCCGACAACGCTGAACCGAAACCGCAGACGCCGACCGATATCATCAATTCCCGTGGCTTCTGGGACGACGTGCCGAAGGCGGCGAACCAGGCGACGCCCGCACAGGTCGCGGCCCTTCGGGCACGCCAGGCGCTCGCCGCCGCCACCGATCCGCAGCCGACCGCCAGCGTCACCGAATCGTTCAACAGGGCGATGGCCTATGCGCCGGCCGCCTCCTCGCCGGTTGATCGCGCCAACGTCGTCGCCGCCTCCGCGCCGGTCCCGGCGCGTCCCGCCCGTCCGGCGCGCAATGCCGGCGCCGCGACCGAAATCAACACCGTGGTCGCCAAAGGCGCGCAGGGTCAGGACGCCGTGGTCGCTACCTCGGCCCGCCTCGCCGCCGCCCAGGGCAACAATATCTGGATGCGGGTCGTGATGCTGGCGCCGAGCGCGAGCAGTGCGATGTCGACGACGGTGCTCGGCGACACCGAGATGACCCAGATGCGCAGCCACTTCGTCAAGCCGCCGGCCGCGATCGCCATGACCTTCTCGGAAGATCCGATGATGGGCATGACCTGCGACCGCTTCACGGGATCGGCGACCGTGCAACTACCGACGCAGTCGTTCGTGCTGCGCACCGCCGCGCTGCGCTAA
- a CDS encoding L,D-transpeptidase family protein produces the protein MRDCSTNRAGFDRVLIAVAATFLTVSATSTLAAQSTTPRASAAELAIDAAVPRPEPANVPPPTAGDFKMDSTASVPDAAKALDKAIEKPAEPGSATKAAGPKATETVTAPAANDAATAAPPAAAATAPAAEPAREPVKVSTVAPADQPVADRLRDMLGAKSLRYFDRKNERAAVEKFYSARDYAPQWTQAGKLTDSGKGVIARLKDAAAEGLNPTDYPVPDFSVGASPDQLAEAELKLTASMFDYARQAQSGRMHWSQVAADILYPEHPTDPAEVLANISTAKDASAALDGYNPPHKPYRDLKAKLAELRGQGDGPMIHIAEGPALAFKAASKKQGEVAPEDPRVPQLRAKLGVENPDGTHYDAKVAAAVRKFQESVDLKPTGVLDDRTVKAINSPKRDRQIDLVLVNMERLRWLPRQLGAASLGNAYVILNVPDFTLKVMQNGAPVWTTRVVTGKPGKHATPMLTETMKFITVNPTWNVPPSIIYNEYLPALQQDPTVLQRMGLRLERNRDGSIHISQPPGEANALGRIRFNFPNKFLVYQHDTPDKHLFAKEERAFSHGCMRVQNPDQYASTLLNIVMPNERYSPEKIRSMYGRSEIDLKFPTPIPVNITYQTAFVDDAGKLQTRKDIYGRDAVMLGLLKNGRNKDLEVMVSHAQPSYARPKDGLPPGVSFASDNTSSGPSFFERLFGGPSTVTPPAPVGRRPQQRFTR, from the coding sequence TAGCGGCAACCTTCCTCACGGTTTCCGCGACCTCAACACTGGCGGCGCAGTCGACGACGCCGCGCGCCAGCGCCGCCGAACTCGCAATCGACGCAGCAGTTCCCCGTCCCGAACCCGCCAACGTTCCGCCTCCGACCGCCGGCGATTTCAAGATGGACTCCACCGCCTCGGTGCCTGACGCAGCCAAGGCACTCGACAAGGCAATCGAAAAGCCGGCCGAGCCCGGTTCGGCCACAAAGGCAGCTGGGCCCAAAGCCACCGAGACCGTCACCGCACCTGCGGCCAACGACGCAGCAACCGCCGCGCCTCCGGCTGCGGCAGCCACCGCGCCCGCCGCCGAACCCGCCAGGGAACCGGTGAAGGTAAGCACCGTCGCACCGGCCGACCAGCCGGTCGCCGACCGCCTGCGCGACATGCTCGGCGCCAAATCGCTGCGCTATTTCGACCGCAAGAACGAGCGCGCCGCCGTCGAGAAGTTCTATTCGGCACGCGACTACGCGCCGCAATGGACCCAGGCCGGCAAATTGACCGACAGCGGCAAGGGCGTGATCGCCCGCCTGAAGGACGCCGCCGCCGAGGGCCTCAATCCGACCGACTATCCGGTGCCGGATTTTTCGGTCGGCGCTTCGCCGGACCAGCTCGCCGAAGCCGAATTGAAACTGACCGCGAGCATGTTCGACTATGCGCGACAGGCCCAGAGCGGCCGGATGCACTGGTCGCAGGTCGCTGCCGACATCCTCTATCCCGAACACCCGACCGATCCGGCGGAAGTGCTCGCCAATATCTCGACCGCCAAGGACGCTTCCGCAGCGCTCGACGGCTACAACCCGCCACACAAGCCCTACAGGGATTTGAAGGCCAAGCTCGCCGAGCTGCGCGGTCAGGGCGACGGACCGATGATCCACATCGCCGAAGGTCCGGCGCTGGCGTTCAAGGCCGCCTCCAAGAAGCAAGGTGAAGTCGCGCCGGAAGATCCGCGCGTGCCGCAACTGCGCGCCAAGCTCGGCGTCGAGAATCCCGACGGCACGCATTACGACGCCAAGGTCGCCGCTGCCGTGCGCAAATTCCAGGAGAGCGTCGATCTCAAGCCGACCGGCGTGCTCGACGACCGCACGGTGAAGGCGATCAACAGCCCGAAGCGCGACCGGCAGATCGACCTGGTGCTCGTCAACATGGAACGCCTGCGCTGGCTGCCCCGCCAGCTTGGCGCGGCCTCGCTCGGTAACGCCTATGTCATTCTCAACGTCCCCGACTTCACGCTGAAGGTGATGCAGAACGGTGCGCCGGTCTGGACCACGCGGGTGGTGACCGGAAAGCCGGGCAAACATGCGACGCCGATGCTGACGGAAACGATGAAGTTCATCACCGTCAACCCGACCTGGAACGTACCGCCGTCGATCATTTACAACGAATACCTGCCGGCCCTGCAGCAGGACCCGACCGTATTGCAACGCATGGGCCTGCGCCTGGAACGCAACCGCGACGGCAGCATTCATATTTCGCAGCCACCCGGCGAGGCCAACGCGCTGGGCCGCATCCGCTTCAACTTCCCAAACAAGTTCCTGGTCTATCAGCACGACACCCCGGACAAGCATCTGTTCGCCAAGGAAGAGCGCGCCTTCAGCCACGGCTGCATGCGGGTGCAGAATCCCGATCAATACGCATCGACCCTGCTCAACATCGTGATGCCGAACGAGCGCTACTCGCCGGAGAAGATCCGCAGCATGTACGGCCGCAGCGAGATCGATCTGAAATTCCCGACGCCGATCCCGGTCAACATCACCTACCAGACCGCATTCGTGGATGACGCCGGCAAGCTGCAGACCCGCAAGGACATCTATGGCCGCGACGCCGTGATGCTCGGCCTGCTCAAGAACGGCCGCAACAAGGACCTCGAGGTCATGGTCTCCCATGCCCAGCCGAGCTATGCGCGCCCGAAAGACGGTTTGCCGCCCGGCGTCAGCTTCGCCAGCGACAACACCTCGTCCGGTCCGTCGTTCTTTGAGCGTCTGTTCGGGGGGCCATCGACCGTCACGCCGCCGGCCCCGGTTGGCCGCCGGCCGCAACAGCGGTTCACCCGGTAA